The genomic interval CATCAACGTGTTGGTGAGCCCGCCCTTGAGGTAGTCCCCGTGGATGATCTTGGGGAAGCGGTTGAGGGTGGCGAAGTTGACGCCGGAACTCGCGTTGAGCACGGCCAGCAGAGTCTCCAGGTCGAGCCCGGCCTTCTTGCCCGCCACCATCACCTCGGCCGTGGCCGACAACGCGATCGCGTTGAGGAAGTTGTTGAGCAGCTTCACCGTGTGCCCGGCGCCGCTGGGCCCGCAGTGGAAGATGTGCGCCGAGAACAGGTCGAGCACCGGCCGCGCCCGATCGAGCACGTCGGCGTCGCCGCCCACCATCAGGGTCAGCGCGCCGTTCTCGGCCGCTGCCGCGCCGCCGGAGATGCCCGCGTCGAGATAGGCGGCGCCGCGGGCAGCGAGCAAACCGTGCAGCCGTACGGTCGAGTCAGGCGCGGCGGTGGACAGGTCGACCACGAGCAGGCCGGCCCGCGCGTGCGGGAGCAGTTCCTGCATCACGGCCTCGACGACGCGGCTGTCCGGCAGCGACAGCAGCACGATGTCACTGCCGTCGGCAACCGCACCCACCGACGCGGCGGGCTTGGCGCCGGCCGCGGCGACGTTCTCCGCGCGGACGTCGTAGCCGAGTACTTCGTGCCCGCCCCGCACGACGCAGGCGGCCATCCGCCCGCCCATGTTGCCCAGCCCCACAAAGCCGACCCTCATCAGAACTCCCCCCGCCCCGTCGCCCCACGCCCCACGGACGTCGCAGGCTTGGTGAGCGACGCGGGTCCTGTGGACGACACGGAGCTTGTGGACGACACGGAGCTTGTGGATGACGCGCGGCCTGTGGACGACACGGGGCCTGTGGATGACGCGCGGCCTGTGGAGGAGGAGTGGGCGAGGCCGATGGTGGCGGCCAAGCCGGCCAGCTCGCCGCCGACGGGGGTGAAACGGCCGAGCGTGTCCGGGTCGTGGCCCGCGACGATGTGGTCCGCTCTCAGCGCGCGGATCCGGTCGAAGCCGGCGTACATGTCTATGAGGTTGGCGACCTGGGTGAAGGGCATGTTGCGGTCCAGTTCCTCGTAGTAGTGCACGGCGTCCGAGGCGAGCAGCACCGTCCCGGCCGTCGTGGGCACGATGACGACGCTCTGACCCGGGGTGTGCCCGCCGAGCCGCATCACCCGCACGCCCGGCGCCACCTCGGTCTCGTCGTCGAAGATCTGCAAGCGGGCCCGGCGCAGGTAGTCGATCTCCGCGTCCTCGACCGAGTGGTGCACGAGGGTTCGCGACGCGTACGGGCCGGTCCAGAAGTCGTACTCGGCGGCCGCGATGATCACCGGCGAGCGGGGGAACAGGTCGAGGTTGCCGATGTGGTCGTAGTGCGCGTGGGTCACGACGACCGGCGGCCCGGCGTCCCGGTCGACACCGAGCGCGTCGAGCGCGTCCACGGGCCGGATCAGCGTGGTCCGCTTGCGGCCGGCCCCGCCCGCGGCCGAGAACCCGGTGTCCACCACGATCGTGTGCTCGGCGTTGCGGACCACCCAGAAGAAGTAGTCCATGCCGATCGGGCCGTCCGGCTCGCCGTACAGGTGGTGGTTGAGAAAGACGTCGCTGCGCACGGTCCGGCGGGTGCCGTACTTGACGATCGTCACCTGATAGCGGCTCACGGCGCCAGCAGCTGCCCGGCCGTCGTGCCGACCAGACGGCGGATGTCGTCCTCGCCGATGCCCGCGTCGAGCAGCCCGCGCACGGCCCGGCGGAACAGCGTCACCGGCAGCGGGTTGTTCTTCTGCCCCGAGTCCGACGACAGCACGGTCCGCTCGACGCCGACCTCCTTGATGAAGGTGAGCAGCTCGTCGAGGTCGCGCCGGCGTTCCTCGCGGCCGAAGTACATGACCACGCAGTGCTCGATGGTCACGCCCTTGCGGGCCCACGCGACTGCCTGCTCGATCGACGCGCCCACCACGAAGATCGGGTGGTTGACCACGATCCGGCTCACCCCGGCCTCGAGCGCGGCGCCGATCAGCGCGTCGGACTCCTCGACGCCGAGGTGCCCGCAGGTCAGCACGGCCTGCTCGGCGGCGATCACGTCGAGGATGTCGCGCACCTCGGGCAGCACGGCGCCGGTGTCGTCGAGGATCGTGATGATCTCGTTGGGCCGCAGGTCGACCTCGGGGGTCGGGAAGCCGGTGTCGTGGTGCTCGTGGTGCTTGACGTGGGCGGTGGAGGACAGCGTCGGGAACCACACCATCCGCCCGCCCATGCGCAGGGCCAGTTCCACCGCGTACGGGTTGAGGCCGCCCACGGTCCGGTTGAGCGCGACCCCGCCGTAGACCTCGGTCGTCACGTCGGCCAGCCCGGCCGAGCGCAGCGCCAGGATGTCGGTGACCATGCTGTGGTGGTGCGACTTGGCCACGATGGCCCGGTAGCCGTACGCCGCGGCGTCGCGGGCCGCGTCCAGGATGCTCATGCGCCGCGGGAACGGGCTGGGCCCGGGGTGCTGGTGCAGGTCGACCGCCCCCACCAGCAGGCTGTCGGCCTGCTCG from Paractinoplanes brasiliensis carries:
- a CDS encoding NAD(P)-dependent oxidoreductase — encoded protein: MRVGFVGLGNMGGRMAACVVRGGHEVLGYDVRAENVAAAGAKPAASVGAVADGSDIVLLSLPDSRVVEAVMQELLPHARAGLLVVDLSTAAPDSTVRLHGLLAARGAAYLDAGISGGAAAAENGALTLMVGGDADVLDRARPVLDLFSAHIFHCGPSGAGHTVKLLNNFLNAIALSATAEVMVAGKKAGLDLETLLAVLNASSGVNFATLNRFPKIIHGDYLKGGLTNTLMLKDVNLYVELAARLGVASLNSAGPVASFGTARALGYADEISNTVVDAIGDLSGGVRLHTPADKEHS
- a CDS encoding N-acyl homoserine lactonase family protein; the encoded protein is MSRYQVTIVKYGTRRTVRSDVFLNHHLYGEPDGPIGMDYFFWVVRNAEHTIVVDTGFSAAGGAGRKRTTLIRPVDALDALGVDRDAGPPVVVTHAHYDHIGNLDLFPRSPVIIAAAEYDFWTGPYASRTLVHHSVEDAEIDYLRRARLQIFDDETEVAPGVRVMRLGGHTPGQSVVIVPTTAGTVLLASDAVHYYEELDRNMPFTQVANLIDMYAGFDRIRALRADHIVAGHDPDTLGRFTPVGGELAGLAATIGLAHSSSTGRASSTGPVSSTGRASSTSSVSSTSSVSSTGPASLTKPATSVGRGATGRGEF
- a CDS encoding DUF6282 family protein gives rise to the protein MEFEYGFTTENEDRQPDEQADSLLVGAVDLHQHPGPSPFPRRMSILDAARDAAAYGYRAIVAKSHHHSMVTDILALRSAGLADVTTEVYGGVALNRTVGGLNPYAVELALRMGGRMVWFPTLSSTAHVKHHEHHDTGFPTPEVDLRPNEIITILDDTGAVLPEVRDILDVIAAEQAVLTCGHLGVEESDALIGAALEAGVSRIVVNHPIFVVGASIEQAVAWARKGVTIEHCVVMYFGREERRRDLDELLTFIKEVGVERTVLSSDSGQKNNPLPVTLFRRAVRGLLDAGIGEDDIRRLVGTTAGQLLAP